The following nucleotide sequence is from Acetobacteroides hydrogenigenes.
TTATTCGAAAAAAGAGGATGCCATACTATGACACCCTCTTCAACTACTAAAAACGATACAACTTATAGCACTCTAACATCCCAGCGCAAACCTATATTAATAAGATTTGTCCCTGTTTTTGCGGTGTTTAGCATATCATACCTACAGTTTGAATAGTAGCCATGGAAACGAATACTCCGAGATGTAAATGGGAAATACTCAATACCAAAACCGTAAATCATCTGAGCCTCACGTGCTCCTATTACATTTGGAGTTGGCACTTCGTACCCGTTTTCATCATATCCAAGTTTTACAAATCCTACAACCTTACCAAAATCATACTTAAAGTTCCCTGTCAAAGTATAATCTTTGAAAAGTTCCATATCATCAGTATAAGCCCGGTTAGTCAAATCGGCCTCTAAGCAAAACTTACCGATATTAAACTGATGTCCAAGTGCTATCATGTTGATGAATTTACCTTTACCATACTCGTAAAAGTTAACCGAGTGCCGGTAGTTAATTCCATCTACATATTGGCCATTTAGTGCGAAACTATAAGTTAAGTACGAGTGCGTTGCATCCTTTTCGCTAGGCGCTAATGAGCCATTTACTACCTGAAAGTGCCAATCGTTTTTTCCAAAAAGATAGCCGAAATCCAACCCTATCTTATATCCCGGAATATTATCATAAAGAATACTAGGGATATACATATCGATTGGAGCATAGTCGTACTCGAAACCACCCAACGCAACAGTTTGCTTACCCGCTGTAATGACAAAATTATCAGAAGCATTAAAAGCAATCCATGCGTGGTCGGTTGCATTGAGGAATTTGTCATCGCCTACAGTTGCCCTATTTAGTCGATGACGGAACTTGTAGCTTATCCTTTCCGATAGTTTCCCCTTTAGCACAAAGTTGAAGTTCTTACATTCACCGTAAGTTTTAAAAATATCTCCATCAAACTCCGTTTTTGCATCTACACGTGTTTCAATTTGCAGAACCGCATTGTTCCGTATGTAATCTGGTTTAAACTCCTGAGCATATGACGTTGATGCTACTCCAAGTAGAAGCATCCCTGCCATAATTATTCCTGTCCTTTTCATAATTTTCGTCCTCCTATTAAAATTTGAACTACTTTAAACATTCAAAAGAACTATGCTTAAAAGTATTGGGGCTACTAGTATTCAATAAACATTCGCTGAATTTCTTTATAGTTATCGGTCTTCGTTAGCGCAAGCATTAGTAGAACTCTCGCCTTCTGTGGGTTTTTATACCATGATGCTGCAAATTCGCATTTCTCATCATCTACTTCATCAAACTGAGATGTTGGCCCACTAAATACTCTAGACGAACGAACAATAGCGATACCAGACTTACGAGCAGATACTAATGCATCTTGAAGCGTTGTTGATGGATTTCCATTTCCTACACCTGCGTAAACGATGCCTTTTACTCCTGCCTTTACAGCTGCATCTACAAATAATGGAGTAACATTAGAGTAACCATAGATTATCTCCACTCTAGGAAGTTCTGATAAGTTATCTACCGAAAACTCACTTTTTACGGTATGCTTCTTCATTGAAGTTCTAGTATACATAGGTTTCCCATTGTACATAATTCCTAGAGGACCGTAGTTAGGGCAAGCAAAGGTTTCAACTGCTGTTGTCATGGTTTTTGTAACATCGTCTGCTCCTAGGATTTTATCATTCATAATGATCATTACCCCACGACCTTTTGATGTAGGATCTATGGCACATGAAACAGCATCATAAAGATTCTTAGGTCCATCTGCACTTATTGCTGTAGATGCACGCATTGCACCGACTAAAACAACAGGCTTGTCTGTCTTTAACACGAGGTTTAAGAAATACGCCGTTTCTTCTTGCGTATCGGTACCATGAGTAATTACAAAAGCCTGAACGTCTGTTTTAGCCAGCTCATTAATGCGTTTAGCCAATTTAAGCCAAACCATGTCGTTCATGTCTTGGCTACCAATTTGA
It contains:
- a CDS encoding porin, giving the protein MKRTGIIMAGMLLLGVASTSYAQEFKPDYIRNNAVLQIETRVDAKTEFDGDIFKTYGECKNFNFVLKGKLSERISYKFRHRLNRATVGDDKFLNATDHAWIAFNASDNFVITAGKQTVALGGFEYDYAPIDMYIPSILYDNIPGYKIGLDFGYLFGKNDWHFQVVNGSLAPSEKDATHSYLTYSFALNGQYVDGINYRHSVNFYEYGKGKFINMIALGHQFNIGKFCLEADLTNRAYTDDMELFKDYTLTGNFKYDFGKVVGFVKLGYDENGYEVPTPNVIGAREAQMIYGFGIEYFPFTSRSIRFHGYYSNCRYDMLNTAKTGTNLINIGLRWDVRVL
- a CDS encoding type II asparaginase, which codes for MKKVSVRRTISIAFMLMVGLFMVNSFAFAQVKPKIAILATGGTIAGVGQSEVGSAYKSGAITVDKLLAAVPQINNIATVQGEQVVQIGSQDMNDMVWLKLAKRINELAKTDVQAFVITHGTDTQEETAYFLNLVLKTDKPVVLVGAMRASTAISADGPKNLYDAVSCAIDPTSKGRGVMIIMNDKILGADDVTKTMTTAVETFACPNYGPLGIMYNGKPMYTRTSMKKHTVKSEFSVDNLSELPRVEIIYGYSNVTPLFVDAAVKAGVKGIVYAGVGNGNPSTTLQDALVSARKSGIAIVRSSRVFSGPTSQFDEVDDEKCEFAASWYKNPQKARVLLMLALTKTDNYKEIQRMFIEY